The Megalobrama amblycephala isolate DHTTF-2021 linkage group LG13, ASM1881202v1, whole genome shotgun sequence genome contains a region encoding:
- the LOC125242827 gene encoding syndecan-2-A-like, with amino-acid sequence MRNIWIFLTLSAAVCLSSDKVLVSGQSPASADDIYLDDQQSGDYPLDDDDFTSGSGSGFSDTDDDEDTSTVIVRYPEFNAGSTQEPVYTSSPSLESSISKEIDQFSIETVIDSDMGPEISNYQTEKPQVTVEATSSPSVVQDADPLHEVRTENLFQRTEVLAAVIAGGVIGFLFAIFLILLLVYRMRKKDEGSYDLGERKPPSSAYQKAPSKEFYA; translated from the exons GTACTGGTCTCCGGTCAGTCCCCTGCCTCAGCTGATGACATCTATTTGGATGACCAGCAGTCTGGTGACTACCCTTTAGATGATGATGACTTCACTTCTGGTTCAGGATCTG GTTTTAGTGAcacagatgatgatgaagacaCTTCCACGGTAATTGTGCGGTACCCAGAATTCAATGCGGGCTCTACTCAGGAGCCTGTCTACACCAGCAGCCCCAGCTTGGAGTCCTCCATTTCCAAAGAGATAGACCAATTCAGCATAGAGACAGTCATCGACTCAGACATGGGACCAGAG ATCTCTAACTATCAGACAGAAAAGCCCCAGGTCACTGTTGAAGCCACCAGCTCACCGAGTGTTGTACAAGATGCTGACCCACTTCATGAGGTTCGAACAGAAAATCTCTTCCAAAGGACAGAAGTGCTGGCAG CGGTTATAGCGGGTGGAGTGATTGGCTTCCTATTTGCCATCTTCCTGATCCTCCTTCTGGTGTACCGTATGAGAAAGAAGGATGAGGGCAGCTATGACCTTGGAGAGCGCAAGCCACCCAGCTCAGCCTATCAGAAGGCTCCGAGTAAAGAGTTCTACGCCTGA